The DNA region GCCTTCTTCGTGCTTTACCTGGCGGCGGCCGAGCTGGTGTTCTGGGGTGAGTTCAGCGCGCGATTCAACTTCATCGCGGTGGACTATCTGGTCTACACCCACGAGGTCGTCGGCAACATCCGCGAGTCGTACCCGATCGTCACCTGGTCGCTCATGCTGCTGGCCGCCACCATCGCCCTGATCTTCTTCAGCCGCCACGCGCTGGCGGCGCGAGACGATGGTTCGCGCTTCAGCGCCCGCAGTGTGGTGGTCGGCGTCTGGCTGGTACTGACCGTTGTCGTCAGCTTCGCCGTCGACGGCTCCATGAAGGACCGCTCGGACAACAACTACGTCAACGAACTGGCCGGTAACGGGCCTTACCAGTTCTTCGCCGCGTTTCGCGAAAACGAACTCGACTATGCCAAGTACTACCCGACATTGCCGGACAAGGCGATGTTCGCCAACCTCCGCGCGCAGCTGAAGACGCCGGACGCGACGTTCACCAGCGACGATCCGATGGATATCACGCGCACCATCGCCGGTGACGGCCCCGAGCAGAAGCTCAATGTCGTGCTGATCAGCGTCGAAAGCCTCTCCGGCGACTACGTCGAAGGCCTCGATGTCAGCAAGCACAAGCACCTGATGCCCAACCTGGATGCGCTGGCCTCGAAGAGCCTGTTCTTCAGCCAGCTCTATGCCAACGGTACGCGTACGGTGCGCGGGCTCGAAGCGCTGGCGCTGTCCGTGCCGCCGACCCCGGGCGAATCCATCGTCAAGCGGCCGGACAACGAAAACCTCTGGTCGCTCGCGGACGTGTTCAACGCGAAGGGCTATGCCTCCGAGTTCCTCTACGGCGGCTATGGCTACTTCGACAACATGAACCACTTCTTCGCCAGCAATGGCTATACCGCGGTGGATCGCAATGCCATCGACAGCAAGGACATCCACACGGAGAACGTCTGGGGTGTGGCCGACGAGGACCTGTTCACGCTGGTGATCAAGCGTATGGACGACGCGTATGCCAAAGGCAAGCCGTATTTCGGCCACGTCATGACGACGTCCAATCATCGCCCGTTTACTTTCCCCGAGGGGCGCGTCAACCTGCCCCAGGGCCGTCGCACCGCGGCGGTGGCGTACACCGACTGGGCGCTGGGTGACTTCCTCAGGCGCGCCGCGACGAAACCCTGGTTCAGGGACACGATCTTCGTCATCACCGCGGACCATTGCGCCACCAGCGCGGGCAAGACGAGCCTGCCGGTCGATCGTTACCACATCCCGCTGTACATCTACTCGCCGGCACACATCGCACCGGGCCGCGTGGATCGGCTCATGAGCCAGATCGATATCCCGCCGACGATCCTCGGCCTGCTGCATTTCAGTTACGCGTCGCGCTTCTACGGCTATGACCTGTTCAAGCTGGAGCCGGGCCGCGAGCGTGCCTTCATCAGCACCTATCAGGAGCTGGGTTACCTGCACGGTGAGACCCTGACCTCGCTGGTGCCGCGTCAGCCGGTAAAGGAAATGCTGCCGCAGCGGGCGACGGGCGATGCCACGCCGGTGAAGACCTTCGATCAGGCGGACGCGGATGCGGCGATCACGTACTACCAGTCGGCGGCGTATCTGTTTACCAACGGCTTGATGAAGCACGGAGCGCCCCACCAGACGGCCGCGACAACCTCACCCGGCTCCTTGTAGGAGCGACCCTGGTCGCGACACCAGCGTGCCCGCAAGCCCCGTGTCGCGACCGATGGGTCGCGTCAGCGGCCCGATGCGGCGCGCTGGCGTACGTCGGCGAAGCTCCAGTCGCTCAGCAGTTCACCGTTTTCCCAGACGGTGACCATCGCTTCCTCCCAGCCGTGTTCCAGCTGATCGGCGGGTAGCGAGACCGCACCGTCCGGCAGCGCCACGGTGCGGTAGCTGCCGTACTCACGGTGCCGCACCAGCGTCATGCGGCCGCGCTTGGACATCTTGCCCTGATCGGTGACGGGGTCTTTCCAGACATCGCGCCACTCGCCGTCGATGCGTGCGGCGGAACATTTCAGGGCGAACTTCTGCGTGTCGCGGGTGAGCTTCTGCAGCAACGCGCCACCCATGCCGAAGGCCAGGTTGTCCGCCGAATACCCGGCCGCGCTGAGTCGTTCGAGGATCGCCCGGATGCTGCCGGGGTTGACGCCGTCGCCCTGGATCACGCGGACGTGGTTGAGCACGCGGTAACCCTTCGCGTTGACCGTGCTGCCGAAGGCGTCGTTGAGCAGGCTGACGCAGCGATGGACCACCTCGACCGGATCGCCGGAGTCGGGACGTATGACGACGGTGGCACCGGAGGCGATGACGTCGTCGCGCAGTGTCTTGCCCCAGTGCTCGCCGATCGCGTGATAGATGTCGTAACTGTCCGACACGACGGCGACGAGCGACCCGGGTTTCGCGAAGCGCCTTAGCATGTTCCGGTAGGCGTCCACTTCGTGTTCGCGACCCCAGCTGGTGATCGTGCTGTGCTCGGCGGCGGGTATCGAATAACCCGCCATGGGCTCGCCGTAGAACGCACGTGCGGCGAGCACGCCCGACACCGTATCCGTGCCCATGAAGTTGACCAGGTGCGCCATGCCGCCGAGGCCGGCGGATTCCGCGCTGGAGACGCCGCGCGCGCCGAAGTCGTGCAGCTTGAAGGGAATCTGTCCGGCGGGATCGTCCGAGGTTTTCTCCAGGTAGTGCAGGATGGTCCGGCGTGCCTGCCAGCTGAT from Luteibacter mycovicinus includes:
- a CDS encoding LTA synthase family protein; the protein is MTPVSSAPGALRQRFRPLLWFGILFVGVAFLVRLVLLIKTGHEVPASPAKWLYLFLIGFGYDVVEFVYFAWPMLLVLWLLPRRAYVSRWGQRIFLGFCFVLAFFVLYLAAAELVFWGEFSARFNFIAVDYLVYTHEVVGNIRESYPIVTWSLMLLAATIALIFFSRHALAARDDGSRFSARSVVVGVWLVLTVVVSFAVDGSMKDRSDNNYVNELAGNGPYQFFAAFRENELDYAKYYPTLPDKAMFANLRAQLKTPDATFTSDDPMDITRTIAGDGPEQKLNVVLISVESLSGDYVEGLDVSKHKHLMPNLDALASKSLFFSQLYANGTRTVRGLEALALSVPPTPGESIVKRPDNENLWSLADVFNAKGYASEFLYGGYGYFDNMNHFFASNGYTAVDRNAIDSKDIHTENVWGVADEDLFTLVIKRMDDAYAKGKPYFGHVMTTSNHRPFTFPEGRVNLPQGRRTAAVAYTDWALGDFLRRAATKPWFRDTIFVITADHCATSAGKTSLPVDRYHIPLYIYSPAHIAPGRVDRLMSQIDIPPTILGLLHFSYASRFYGYDLFKLEPGRERAFISTYQELGYLHGETLTSLVPRQPVKEMLPQRATGDATPVKTFDQADADAAITYYQSAAYLFTNGLMKHGAPHQTAATTSPGSL
- a CDS encoding nicotinate phosphoribosyltransferase, giving the protein MTTHSTAYLDNPVLDTDSYKASHWLQYPPGTDATFFYVESRGGTYESTVFFGLQAILKSQLGRIVTHAHVDEARDFFAAHGEPFNEDGWRRIVDVHGGRLPVRIRAVPEGHVVPTHQALVTIESTDPEAYWLPSYLETLLLRLWYPVTVSTISWQARRTILHYLEKTSDDPAGQIPFKLHDFGARGVSSAESAGLGGMAHLVNFMGTDTVSGVLAARAFYGEPMAGYSIPAAEHSTITSWGREHEVDAYRNMLRRFAKPGSLVAVVSDSYDIYHAIGEHWGKTLRDDVIASGATVVIRPDSGDPVEVVHRCVSLLNDAFGSTVNAKGYRVLNHVRVIQGDGVNPGSIRAILERLSAAGYSADNLAFGMGGALLQKLTRDTQKFALKCSAARIDGEWRDVWKDPVTDQGKMSKRGRMTLVRHREYGSYRTVALPDGAVSLPADQLEHGWEEAMVTVWENGELLSDWSFADVRQRAASGR